A segment of the Ferrimicrobium acidiphilum DSM 19497 genome:
TCTGGTGACACCTCTACAAACGGCTCAGGGGTCATATGTGCTATGCCAGCCACCCGATATGTCATATTGCCCTCATGGAAATGCTCCAGGAGCCGTCCGTTGTTGACATGAATATCGTACTCCTCATCGAGCTCATCGGTAGGTGAATGAAAGCTCACTGGATGGAACCTGGCCTTGCCGGAGGGGAAGTGGAATCGATCCAGATAAAGGACTGGCGAATCAGATCCATCCTCGGCTACCGGCCACTGTAGTGAACGATAGCCTTCCAGCCGCTCATAACTCACACCCGCAAAGATCTCAGTCAGGCCCGCCGCCTCCGCCATAATCTCACTCGGGTGGCTGTAGTTCCACGACGCTCCCATGGCTCTGGCTATACCTTGGGTGATCATCCAATCCGGGCGAGACTCCGCTAGCGGATCGAACACGCGGTACAGTCGCTGAATCCGCCTCTCAGTGCTTGTAAAGGTGCCCTCCTTCTCTAAAGAAGGAGACGCCGGCAACACTACATCTGCGAATCTGGCAGTGTTGGAGAAGAAAATATCTTGTACCACAAAGAACTCCAACTTTCGAAATGCATCCTGAACCACGGTTGAGTTTGCATCAACAAGACCCATCTCCTCACCAGTCAAAAGGAGTGCCTTCAACGATCCGGCATGGATCGCATCCACCATCTGATGGTTATCAAGTCCCTGAGTCGTAGGGATAGTCACGCCCCAAGCCGCCTCGTATTTTGCGACAACCTCTGGATCTCCAACCTTTTCGTACCCTGGGAAGTACGTCGGCATTGCACCAAAGTCGCTAGCACCCTGCACATTGTTGTGCCCTCGCAACGGATAGGCCCCACAACCAGGCTTTCCAAAGTTACCTGAAACTAGCAAGAGATTCGCTATAGCAGTAGAAGTATCAGAGCCAGCGGTATGTTGCGTCACCCCCATCGCCCAAAGAACACTGAACGACCGCGCGTGTGCCAATGCCTCGAACACCTCTACCAATTTGGCCTCGGGCACACCGGTTATCTCAGCGGCATACGGGAGTGTGAATGTCTCCAGGGAGGCGCGAAACTCCTCAACGTTCTCGACGTGCTGAGCCAAAAATGCAGCATCTTGATAGTCATGATCGAAGAGATATTTGCTCGCAGCCGAAAGCCATACAAGGTCAGTTCCAGGACGGGGTGCGAACCATATATCCGCTCTCTGGGCCATCTCATGCTTGCGCAAATCCGCGACAATCAGCTTCTGGCCTCGTGACTTATGTGCCCGCTTGACCCGAGTGGCAATAACCGGGTGACTCTCAGCGGTGTTTGACCCGACAATAAGCACAAGGTCACTCGCCTCTATATCCTTGACCGAGCCTGAATCACCCCCGTACCCCACCGTTCTCCAGAGACCCATCGTCGCCGGTGACTGACAGTAGCGTGAACAGTTGTCAACGTTATGAGTCCCGATAACAGCCCGAGCCAGCTTCTGGGCAAGAAAGGCCTCCTCATTGGTGCACTTCGATGATGCGATGACGCCTACTGCATCCGGACCATCGCGATCTATGATCGCCTGCAATGAATCGGCAATGAAACGAAATGCCTCCTCCCAGGTAGCCTGCCTGAAGTGTTCACCCTCGCGAATCAAAGGATGTGCAAGGCGATCTGTGCTGTTGACGTAATCCCAGGCGAATTTCCCTTTTACGCAAGTAGAGATACCGTTCATCGGGCCATGCTCTGGATTCACTTTGAGAATCGAACGCCCCTTGGTCCATATGTCAAAGGAACAACCCACTCCGCAGTAGGTACAGACGGTCTTAGTCTTTTTGACCAATTGACGCCGCAGTCGCTCCTCCATCTCCGAGAGGGCGAAGATTGGTTTGAGACCAATAGCAGGCTCAAGCGCCTTGGTCAGGCTGATCATTGGCTCACGCACCTTGGGCTTGATGTTGGTAGCGAGCCCAGCCTTGCCAATCATCGACTTCTCCATCAGAGCGTTGCAGGGACACACCGTAACACAGTGCCCACAACTTACACAGCTTGACTCTCCTGCAGGAACACCGCCGTCAAACACCACCCTTGGAATCGGCAATGACCAATCAATCGAGAGCGTCTCATTGACCTGCAACTCCTGGCATGCCTGGACACATCGCCCACAAAGAATGCACTGAGAGGGGTCGTAACGATAGAACGGATGGCTATCGTCGATGTCGTAAGGTTTGGGCCGATATGGCACCGGCTGATCATTGATTCCCATATCGCGCACCGTATTGTGTAGCACGCAGTCGGAGTTGTTGTTATCGCAGATCGTGCAGTACAGGTCATGATTAACCAACAAGCGCTGCGCGGATCCTTCGCGCTCTGACGCTACCGCTGTCAGGGTTACCTCTTCACCTCCGGCAACGGTGAACTCGCAGGCCCGGCGGGTTGCTCCGTCAACCTTGACAAGACACAGATCACAGGTGCCAATCGTACCGAGCATAGGGTGATAGCACACCTGAGGGATGTTGGCATTGACTCGATTGAGTACATCAATCAATAACTCGTTCGGCTGAACCTGATGCTTAACTCCAGCAATTGTTACGTCCACTACCTCTTGCAACGCAACCTCCTCTCGAGGTTACAGTAGCACAAGCCCGGGTATTTTATCCCACTACCGAACATAGCTTGGCCAAAATTCATGACCCGAACGCCTTTGTAATAATCGTGCTGACTAACCTAGATCATGTGCTTGACCTCAATGAACCTGTTACGGTGGACTATCACTTCGATATTCTTTGTCCATTTGCTTACATGACATCGAAGTGGATCCGAAACGTTCGAGAACAGCTCCCTCTGACTATCAACTGGAAATTCTTCAGCCTTGAGGAGGTGAATCTCGAAGGGGGCAAGCGTCATCCTTGGGAGCGCTCCTGGTCCTATGGCTGGTCGATGTTGCGGATCGCGGCACTACTCCGGCGCCAAGATCCAAAACTCGTCGATAGCTGGTACTCGCTAGCCGGGTTCGCACTCCACGAGGCCGGCCTCAAGCCGCACGATCCATCGGTTGCTCGAGAACTTCTCACCGAAATGAACCTCGACCCTGGGCTCGTTGAGCAATCGATGCAAGACCCGACGCTCGACGACGAGATCCGCCAAGACCATGCCAGGGTGATATCATCAGGCGGCTTTGGGGTGCCAACGCTGATCTTCGAGAACGGCCATACACTTTTTGGTCCAGTTCTTATCGACCCGCCATCAGGTGAGATGGCACTCGAACTTTGGAATATGGTTCTGCTGGCCTCAAGGTATTCAAACTTCTTTGAGCTCCAACAACCAAAGGGGCCCAAGCAGCTCGATTCGATCGCGCAAGCCTTGCAACCCTATCTTCACGGACGCGATTGGAAAAGCATTAATCGTGGACGAGAGGTAACCTTCGACCAAGAGCATGCGAACGGTGAGGTCGATCAATCTCCAACACAGACAAGGAGCTAACGTTTACATGGATGAGGTCGTATCTACCCTTTTCGTAGAGTGGGATGCTCTTAGTGAACTCGTGCACCAAATACACGAAGACCAGTGGTTGCAGCCGTCACAGCTGCCTGATTGGACCAACTTTGACATTCTCGCACACATCATCGGTACTGAGCGTTTCCTGTCGGGTGAATCACCCTCAGCGCTGGATCTACCAGCTGATCGACAGTATGCGAACGAAGTAGCCAGACTCAATGATCAATGGATTCAGTCGCTTCGCAGGCTATCTCCAAGCGAACTGATCGCACATTTCAACGAGACGATCTCACTGCGCAAGCAGGCTCTAACTAGTATCACCGACTCAGAACTCGATGCCTTGGGCTGGACGCCGATTGGTCAGGCTCCGTTTCGACGCTTCTTGCAAATACGTGTCTTCGATTGTTACGTCCACGAACAGGATCTACGCCGGTCACTAAACCTACCTGGTCATACCTCTGGTGTGATTGCGGAGTCCAGCATGGATGAGGTCGAACGCGCGCTTGGTTACATCATCGGCAAACAGGCACGCCTCCCGCAAGGCACAAGCGTCCAACTCTGCATCGTCGGTGGGGTTCAGCGCACCTGGAACGTCGCGGTAAACGAACGCGCTCAACTCGTCGAGTCGCTCGCGCAGCCAACGTGCGCCCTGCGACTAGATTCAAACCTCTTCATGGCACTCGCCTGCGGGAGGGTGGAACCAACTGCCGTGGCCGAGGAGATCAATATCGAAGGTGACCAGCGACTTGCGCAACAAGTCGTCAAGAATCTGGCCTTCACCATCTGAGTAAACCGCCACCCGGGTCTAAGTCGGCACTGGACCCTACTGTAGCGCCTCGAAGTGATACAGACCCTCGCGTAGCGACTGTTCAACCCGGCCCTGCGCCGCCAGCAGCTCCAAATGAAATTTCGTCTCCATTACAGCTAACATCTGGTTAAAGACATCCAACTCAGCGAGGCGTCGTTGCCGTCGCGTCCAACGCAGTACCTCAGCGACCTCGAACGGAGTGGACGCTCCTTCGATCACAGCGGTCTCAGTAGCTCCGAGCCGCGTGTCGTGATGAGCAAGCAGTTCGTCCACTCGCCCATGAAAACCTGCAGTAGGCGTTCCGTGTGCCGGGAGTAGTTGTGAATCCGGGAGCAGACGCACCCGTCGCAAGGAGCCAAGGTAACTTCCAAGCGGATCAGGATACACCGTTGGCTCAAATCCAATCGACGGGGTGATGTGAGGAAGAACATGGTCTCCTGCGAACAACATCCGGTTCAACTCATCAAAAAAGACGATGTGCCCTCGCGTGTGACCCGGCGTTGAGATGACTCGAAGGCTCCGGGTGGTCAACTCTATAGTCTCCTCCACGAGCCATCGGTCAGGCTCCTCATAGAGCGAGCCGGCAATATCCTCTTCAGCAGGCGATGGACCCATCGATGCCACGATCTCACCAGCTCCGCAGCGCTCAAGCTCATCCAATTGATCGCGGAGAGGACTCTCCCGCGGATGAGCGGCGCGACCGATCGACTCCTGCTCCCCTACTCCAAGGGCGATAGCTGTAGCAAACTCGCGCCTAACCGCAACCGCTTGGGTGTAATGATCACGATGTATATGCGTAATTAAAAATTGGCTAATATCGCCGAGCGAAGCACCGAGTGTCTTCAGTGCCTCCTCAAATGTTGAACGCGCGACCGAGAGCTGTTGGCCGGAATCTATCATCACCAATCGGTCACCATCTACGATCGCGTAGACATTGACCGCTCTCAAGCCATCATGTGGAAGAGGCAGCGGAATGCGATATACGTTTGGTGCCACCTCGAAGCAACCGGGTTCATCCCACGACTTATCGACAGGCTCTGGCATACTCATTCAAACTCCAATCTGGAACGAGCCTACCCAAGATCTGCGATAGACACAAGACGCATAGGTAAACTCAGCAAAGAACTCAAAACCTGACCGACGAGCGGCATCCCTCTGCAGCAGAAGAACACGACGTCGGCGGACCGAACTCATTCCCTAGCGTGAGCAAGCTCTATCGATCGCCAACCCGATCGCGGTAGTATGCGATCGCCGAAGCGATTCCCTCCTCGAGGCTGATAGTTGCTCGAAACCCGAGCTGTTCCTGCAGAGTAGTGTCACCTCCTCGAGCAAAGACTCCAACAGGGCGATCGTCGCGACCTTGCACCTCAGTGTCGTAACCGCAAGCTCCGACCGCGACTCGAGCAAAGTCCAGAAAACTCGTCAACCGACCTGTCGACAGGTTGATCGCGCCTCCATCATCGATGGCATCCATCGTATGGACCACCCCATGTACGCAATCATCAATATGAATAAAATCACGCATCTGTCGTCCGCTACCCCAAACTACCAACGGCTCATTTGCCGATCCCGCCAGCGCGCGCTTGCAGATCGAGGGGAATGGATAGGTGTCATCCTGGTCAGCACCATAGCCCGAGAATGGACGGTAACAGACCGAGGCAAGTCCGTGTCTCTCGTGCGCAAGACGTGCTAGGTACTCACAGGTCAGCTTCGCCCACCCATAAGACATATCGGGCATTCCGATGTCATCTCCAAAATTAATCATCTCTTCCGATAAGAGCACATAACCCTCTTGTCGTTGGAGGCTCACCGGATATGCGGCGCTTGAAGAAAAACAGATCGTCTTGGTAGGTCGTGCCGCCGCCGCCCATTGCCAATACTCAGCATCGATCGAAAGATCATCTGCGATAGCCAAAGGATTATGTTCGATCATCAGACGTCCACCCACCATAGCAGCTAGATGCAGGACGAGGTCGAAGGACTCGTGTGTGCTGCGGCGAAAGAACTGACGACAGTCTTCCTTGTAAAAATGAAAGCCCGAATACTCCCGTGGGTCAAACAGCGGCCAACCTAAAGCGGGATCGACACCTCCAGTAGCCGGCGCAATCGGGTCAACAACATGAACCTCGTCACCAGCTTGAAGAAAGTGGCGCACAAAATGACGGCCTACGAAGCCGGCCCCACCTGTTATGAGAACCCTACGCATTCGTGAAGTGCCTTCGATAGAGATCCCAGGCCCTCACTGCAGGTCCAGGTAGGTAGCCAACGATCGACTCAGGATCAGTCTGTAGGTCACGAATTAAGGAAAGGTTGTTCGTATAGCCAACAATTTCGGCCTTGAGATCGCGAATGAGATCATGTTCGTTACGATCTTGATACACCGAAGGCTCGCTAAACACAGCTTGAAATCCATGAGCCTGGACATAGTAGGCAGCCCAGATATCATCCATTCTGCCTATATGCGGATAGAGAAAATAGTATGGAACCACACGTCTCGAAAGCATGGTATTTTGCGAGTTGAACGGCGCTGTCGCAGAACCGGCGAGAGGAAACAAAGCTTTGTCAAAGTCACACTCCGGAGCATGCTCTAGCCGACAGATCGCGTCGATGTCAGGATCACCATTCCAAAATCCTGCGTCGATGTCAACCATCACCTTTCGCGAGACCATCTGGTCATAGCGGCGTTGTGACAGAAGTTCCAATGGATAGCCACGATGCCACAAACTCGGGTGATTCGTGGCCCCCACCGGATCGAAGGCGTCCAAAGATGTCTCGTAATAGTGAACCTCAGCCTCAGAACCCACCAAGATCTGCTTTCCCCAGTTTGCTTGAGGAATATTATCATCGTCGATCAGTGCGATTACGTCGGCACCCATCTCGTAGGCCAGCAAGATGCCAAAATTACGTCGTTGGATACAGTTCCATCCAATAGCGTCAGACAATGCACTGTCATAGCGTTCCTGGTCGGCTGGAGAGAGATAGCGCCCGCGCTCCAGGCGATAGTCAGAAGGTGTTTTGCGGTCGCCGATGACTATGAGGTTCCAGTCCTCCATCTCGTCGTAACGGCGAATCGCCTCGGTCGGCGGATTGATCGTGGTCGTAACTATGGTCTTCATCATGACCTGGTGCAGTGTAGCAGCTAGGGTGCTGCCGCCAGCAGGCTAGCTCGTGGCTGCAACCGTGTTTTCAGGCCGATACGGAAGTAGACAAAATTTTGAAGAAATGTGTTCGATGACTCGCCTTCTGTTCTAGCGCTCCACCGTGACGGGATCTCTTCGATCGCAACACCAAGGCGCAGTGGCTTGAGAAGAGTCTCGAGCAGGAAAGGGTGTCTTAACTCCTCCCAACGAATCGTCTGCACCAGGGCCGTCGGGAACAGGCGGTATCCATAGGTCATGTCAGTAAGTGCACTCTGGTATAGCAGGGCAAAGCCGAGTTGGAAGACCTTGTTGAGACCTAGCTTTAACGGTGAATAGCCTGCGAACGATCCTCCCTCCCGCCATCGCGAGGCAGTAATGATGGCTCGTGGAGACCGCTTTGCACGCTCGATCATCACAGCAACATCGTGGGGATCAGTCTCCAGATCGCTTGCCATCATCACAACGTGAGAACCTCGTGATTCCATGAACCCTTCACGAATCGCCCCTCCCAGAAATGGCAACGATTGCAGATGTACTCGAAGACGGTCGCCGAAAGCCGATTGCAACGATTGGATAACCGACTGACTCTCTTGACTTGTACGTGGAGAGGTCAACACAAGGTACTCACACACATCCATCCCAGCCTCAGCCTCGATGATCTCCACCGTCGAACGGAGCGCCTCAGTCTCGTTAATGACCGGCAATAAGATGGTGACTGCACGAAACTCGCTAACATCTGGTAACTCACGCATCGTATACCACTCCTTTGCCTAGCAAGCCAACATGGTACTCGGGCGCATACGTAGCTCCGACACGCACATCCCAACCCGATCCAAGCTACACCGTCTTCCATGAACTCCCAAGGGGCAGCCGCAGTATCGACGAGTAGCCCGAGATCGGGGCAAATGCAGCCACAGGGAATGGTTAATTCATTCACAAGCTTGATAGCCATGACTCAAGTCAACCACCAAGCCCACCCACCTGCCTGGCCCGGAGAAGGACATCGGTGCTACTGGCACAGACGCGATCAGCATCAGTTAAAGCGGCTCGAGCAGCACCACGGCTGTTGACCTTCGATGACGAAGCGGACTCACCTCCAGGATCAACGTTCG
Coding sequences within it:
- a CDS encoding glycosyltransferase family 2 protein — encoded protein: MRELPDVSEFRAVTILLPVINETEALRSTVEIIEAEAGMDVCEYLVLTSPRTSQESQSVIQSLQSAFGDRLRVHLQSLPFLGGAIREGFMESRGSHVVMMASDLETDPHDVAVMIERAKRSPRAIITASRWREGGSFAGYSPLKLGLNKVFQLGFALLYQSALTDMTYGYRLFPTALVQTIRWEELRHPFLLETLLKPLRLGVAIEEIPSRWSARTEGESSNTFLQNFVYFRIGLKTRLQPRASLLAAAP
- a CDS encoding NAD-dependent epimerase/dehydratase family protein codes for the protein MRRVLITGGAGFVGRHFVRHFLQAGDEVHVVDPIAPATGGVDPALGWPLFDPREYSGFHFYKEDCRQFFRRSTHESFDLVLHLAAMVGGRLMIEHNPLAIADDLSIDAEYWQWAAAARPTKTICFSSSAAYPVSLQRQEGYVLLSEEMINFGDDIGMPDMSYGWAKLTCEYLARLAHERHGLASVCYRPFSGYGADQDDTYPFPSICKRALAGSANEPLVVWGSGRQMRDFIHIDDCVHGVVHTMDAIDDGGAINLSTGRLTSFLDFARVAVGACGYDTEVQGRDDRPVGVFARGGDTTLQEQLGFRATISLEEGIASAIAYYRDRVGDR
- the fdhF gene encoding formate dehydrogenase subunit alpha — protein: MQEVVDVTIAGVKHQVQPNELLIDVLNRVNANIPQVCYHPMLGTIGTCDLCLVKVDGATRRACEFTVAGGEEVTLTAVASEREGSAQRLLVNHDLYCTICDNNNSDCVLHNTVRDMGINDQPVPYRPKPYDIDDSHPFYRYDPSQCILCGRCVQACQELQVNETLSIDWSLPIPRVVFDGGVPAGESSCVSCGHCVTVCPCNALMEKSMIGKAGLATNIKPKVREPMISLTKALEPAIGLKPIFALSEMEERLRRQLVKKTKTVCTYCGVGCSFDIWTKGRSILKVNPEHGPMNGISTCVKGKFAWDYVNSTDRLAHPLIREGEHFRQATWEEAFRFIADSLQAIIDRDGPDAVGVIASSKCTNEEAFLAQKLARAVIGTHNVDNCSRYCQSPATMGLWRTVGYGGDSGSVKDIEASDLVLIVGSNTAESHPVIATRVKRAHKSRGQKLIVADLRKHEMAQRADIWFAPRPGTDLVWLSAASKYLFDHDYQDAAFLAQHVENVEEFRASLETFTLPYAAEITGVPEAKLVEVFEALAHARSFSVLWAMGVTQHTAGSDTSTAIANLLLVSGNFGKPGCGAYPLRGHNNVQGASDFGAMPTYFPGYEKVGDPEVVAKYEAAWGVTIPTTQGLDNHQMVDAIHAGSLKALLLTGEEMGLVDANSTVVQDAFRKLEFFVVQDIFFSNTARFADVVLPASPSLEKEGTFTSTERRIQRLYRVFDPLAESRPDWMITQGIARAMGASWNYSHPSEIMAEAAGLTEIFAGVSYERLEGYRSLQWPVAEDGSDSPVLYLDRFHFPSGKARFHPVSFHSPTDELDEEYDIHVNNGRLLEHFHEGNMTYRVAGIAHMTPEPFVEVSPELAKERGVVDGSLVRLTSRRGSVKVRAVITDRVHGKQVYLPMNAQQNEMAVNFLTSSEVDSATHTPAYKELAAKLEVLDATPRRALPRHNFRYGQRTPQRGVNIVAKRSRSDYRDPVAAEISTRPTSVPTQVDDERK
- a CDS encoding maleylpyruvate isomerase family mycothiol-dependent enzyme; translated protein: MDEVVSTLFVEWDALSELVHQIHEDQWLQPSQLPDWTNFDILAHIIGTERFLSGESPSALDLPADRQYANEVARLNDQWIQSLRRLSPSELIAHFNETISLRKQALTSITDSELDALGWTPIGQAPFRRFLQIRVFDCYVHEQDLRRSLNLPGHTSGVIAESSMDEVERALGYIIGKQARLPQGTSVQLCIVGGVQRTWNVAVNERAQLVESLAQPTCALRLDSNLFMALACGRVEPTAVAEEINIEGDQRLAQQVVKNLAFTI
- a CDS encoding DsbA family protein codes for the protein MLTNLDHVLDLNEPVTVDYHFDILCPFAYMTSKWIRNVREQLPLTINWKFFSLEEVNLEGGKRHPWERSWSYGWSMLRIAALLRRQDPKLVDSWYSLAGFALHEAGLKPHDPSVARELLTEMNLDPGLVEQSMQDPTLDDEIRQDHARVISSGGFGVPTLIFENGHTLFGPVLIDPPSGEMALELWNMVLLASRYSNFFELQQPKGPKQLDSIAQALQPYLHGRDWKSINRGREVTFDQEHANGEVDQSPTQTRS
- a CDS encoding MBL fold metallo-hydrolase; its protein translation is MSMPEPVDKSWDEPGCFEVAPNVYRIPLPLPHDGLRAVNVYAIVDGDRLVMIDSGQQLSVARSTFEEALKTLGASLGDISQFLITHIHRDHYTQAVAVRREFATAIALGVGEQESIGRAAHPRESPLRDQLDELERCGAGEIVASMGPSPAEEDIAGSLYEEPDRWLVEETIELTTRSLRVISTPGHTRGHIVFFDELNRMLFAGDHVLPHITPSIGFEPTVYPDPLGSYLGSLRRVRLLPDSQLLPAHGTPTAGFHGRVDELLAHHDTRLGATETAVIEGASTPFEVAEVLRWTRRQRRLAELDVFNQMLAVMETKFHLELLAAQGRVEQSLREGLYHFEALQ